GAGCACCAAATATCTCAGGGCGTTAAGGTGGTTCTCAGAGAAGAGGTTGTTCAGTTCTTTGATGACCTGGCTCACCACTGGGGCCAGGTGCTCTTTGAAGTAGCCCTCGGGCTGGATCTCTGTTCCAGCTTCTGGCCGGTGCTTTCTCAAGTACAGCCTGGGAACCTTGACCGGAATCTCTAGCGCAGCAGCTAGGTTAACAGCCTCTTCGAACCAGAACTCATGGTACACCTCAATGTTATCCAAGACCTCGTTCAGCGAGTGTAACACAGCGGTCAAGCTGCTTGCAGCAAAGTGGACATCCATCTTTGGCCCTTGCAAGTTCTTGCCGAAGGCTCTTGTGAATGACAGGGTGTTTTTCAGCACAACCAATGCTGCAACAAACTCAAAAATCAGCCAGAGCCTCTGATATCTCCAAGGCATTATGTGTGACTTGGTCACTCCACCTCAGATCTTCATTGTCATGAACACTATCTACGCAGAGCAGTAGAGATTCCACGACGTCGACTGCCACCTCGAATGCATCATGCCTCATTGTCCAGTTGGTACGGCAGGCCTCTTTCAGATCACTGGCCTTCTCTTCATTGCCCTGGTAGAAAATGGAGATGGCATTCTCCAACTCCAATTGCAGTGAAGGCGACTTGTTGAAAAAAGACTCAATCTTCTTGAAAGTAGACATGACAATCTGAATGCCTGTCAAAGCCATTCCACTTGCCAGTGAGACATTCAAGGCACAGGTGGAACTTGGTGTGTGCACTGCTGTGGGATACTTCTCTGTGAGTTTGGTTGCAATGGCTTTCATTTTGCTAGAATGCACACCAGAGCTGAAGTGGGCCTGCCCTCTGCAGTAGTCCATATTCAAGCCCCACTTCTTTGTCACCTCAGTCAgcagagacaagattgtgttgaggcacagatctggggaagggtaccaaaaaaaaataaaaaaataaatctgccgatttgaaggtccccaagaacacagtggcctccatcattcctaaatgtaagaagtttggaaccaccaagactcttcctagagctggtcgccaggccaaactgagcaatcagtggagaagggcattggtcaaggaggtaaccaagaacctgatggtcacgctgacagagctccagatttcctctggagatgggagaaccttccagaaggacaaccatctctgcagcactccaccaatcaggccaatacagtggccagatggaagccactcctcagtgaagggcacatgacagcccgctaagagtttgctaaaaggcacctaaaggaccctaagatcatgaaaaacaagatgctctggtctgatgaaaccaagattgaactctttagcctgaatgccaagcgtcacgtctggaggaaacctggcaccatccctacggtgaaacgtggtggtggcagcatcatcatcatgctgtagggatgtttttcagcagcagggactgggagacaagtcaggatcgagggaaagatgaacggagcaaagtacagagagctccttgatgaaaacctgctccagagcgctcaggacctcagactggggcgaaggttcaccttccaacaggacaacacaggagtggctttgggacaagtctctgaatgtccttgtgtggcccatccagagcccggacttgaaccaatcgaacatctctggagagacctgaaaatagctgtacagcgacactccccatccaacctgacagagcttgagagaatctgcagagaagaatggaagaaacgcctcaaatactggtgtgccaagcttgtagcgtcatacccaagaagactcgaggctgtaatcgctgttgaagttgcttcaacaaagtactgagtaaagagtctgaatacttatttaaatgtcatatcagttttatttttaatacatttgcaaacatttctaaaaccccataatgaaagcaaaaacaggttattgtgtagattgagggaaacaattatttaatcattttagaatatggctaatgcaacaaaatgtggaaaagtcaagggatctgaatactttctgaacgcactgtaCATTGAAACAGCCTCAACCTAAGATGCACAATGTACCTTTCATTTGCCTTTCTTCATCTTCACTCTGTAGAATATAATAGCAAGAGAAAAACAATAACAAGCTGTTTGATTTCAATACATTGAGTATGACAAGTGATTTGTTAAATGGAAAGAAACCCCTACCAGCTCTTTAATCCTCTTGCGTTGCCTACTTTGTGGCTTATTGAGCTGGCTTGATAAATCAAAGATGGTTGGTGTGGCATTATCCTTCAGCCTTGTCCTGTAGGAACTCTGGAAATATGAACGATTTATTAAACTACCCATTTGATGGGTGTGTGTAGCACTAAATAAGTACACATCTCTGTCCAACTACATCAATTTCAAAATGTTAAACGTTTCAACTAGGCCAAAATAAACAAATGCCAAGCAAATTGCATCAGTATTACTTACTGATTTACAAATCACGGATGGTTCAAAATGCTTAGCACAAAGTCTGTATTGTCTGTTCAGCTGGTCAGGTGTTTTATCTTAAAGATCCTTGCAATGACAGTTTTCCATCCACTGCTTGTATCTGTGCACAACAGACAATACAAACTATTCTCATTCATATATTTAGCTTCATTGAATGAGATTGAACATTAAGAACGAGTTATTCAAACACTGATCGTCAATGGCCAATGATAAAAACGACCCTCTCTAACTTCCTGTAAGAGCTCCTCACGGATACaacttaaaaaaaactaaaaactgtTCTCATTTATACATTTAGCGATCATTGAATGAGATTGAAGAACTAGTTATTAAAATACTGAAGATATGATTGCTATAGTTAATGGTATAATCACACAATCACATTGTGTGCTGTGTTGACAATAACATGCAAACTAAAACATTGTGTCTCGCTAGCAAGCAGCTTGCTGTATGTTTTAAAACCCCAAGTCTGATTATGCAATTATTCTGCAAGCATGCTGCAAAACTAGCTACAAGCTAACCAAATAGCTTGCACAATGCACATATTTAGCTGACAGCTAACGTGAGTTAGCTTAATGTGCAAAGTCAAGCATGGAAGACCGTCTTAACGTACCTTTCAGTGTCCCTTGGAAACCTGAAGAATAGCGATGCTGACCGATTACTTTTTATGGTGCAATTTGGAGCTGCGCAAAAGTTTGACATGGTTTGCTTATGCTAGTATAATGCTTTTCAATAGTAATTTACTTCAATATGAACTTATCCATAAATTAGTAAATGGACTCGCACGCAACAGTGCTTTATGTGGCCGGGAGGAATCAACGCGACGCGCGATTAAACCACGACCTTCCCACAATGCTTTGCTAACGTAACCCAGTGCGCATGTTTGTCACTGCCCTGTTCATATCACCTCAGGGTTCCAATACTGAAAAAGCTTTCCTTGCGCCCTTCGGATCAAGACATGCCTGCACAATTTTCCACACAAGTCATTCCAAAGGAGTTTTGACATTGTTCATGTTTGACCCTCAAACTCGTTAGCCAGGTATAGGACGACAGTATTTTCTAACTTACACTATACCTATTTGACTAAAATTGCTGTCCAGCAGGAGGGCAGTTGGATCCAGCGAGTAATCAATGAATCCATTTCTTTGTTAAGGTATGTTATTGCATGATTTCCCATTTCAAAAGCAATAATTCCACCAGAGAACCATTTTGGTATAATTTTATTGAATAGTGTCACTTTTTTTCCCTGGATGTGCAACACACGTTTATTTCCTACCATATGATTGAGGGTGATAAAAGGTGTGCTGTATGTAATTGATCTATGGTAAAACCTGGTGGTAGATATTAAATGATCAACTCTGCATTAAAataaacaatacattcataaaaCAAACACAGTAAGACAGCAGAGAGAATATATACAACAAATAAAAGAAGGTGTAGCAGGTCAAGCTATGGCAAATGTCCCTTCCTTATGAGAAGTAACAACTAAGACGAACAGGAAAAAAAAGGCATGCCTAATTGAGGCACCCAGTCTTATTGTATTAGTAAATCTTGCCACACAAAGCCCATATCACAATTTGGATTAACAACCATTATGGATGGTAAGACAGCAAATAATctattttcattgttttaaaaCCCCTTTTGTAAAGTGCCCATCAGTTCCACATTCTTTCTATTCATTTTCAGGCTTCTTCATCACACTCATCCAAAGACTCAGATCCTCTCCAGGTCTTTGGGATGGTCAGGCAGGTCCTCCAGGAGAGCAGGGTTCCTCCTGTAGATGTAAGCGTTGGCATCGTCGTCCAGATTCACCAGCTCTGCCAGCGAGGACACACAGGTGTCGTGGTCTG
The DNA window shown above is from Salmo salar chromosome ssa13, Ssal_v3.1, whole genome shotgun sequence and carries:
- the LOC123726081 gene encoding 52 kDa repressor of the inhibitor of the protein kinase-like; the encoded protein is MPWRYQRLWLIFEFVAALVVLKNTLSFTRAFGKNLQGPKMDVHFAASSLTAVLHSLNEVLDNIEVYHEFWFEEAVNLAAALEIPVKVPRLYLRKHRPEAGTEIQPEGYFKEHLAPVVSQVIKELNNLFSENHLNALRYLVLVPAVMGQLKFNMSEENNVEMYRNDLPNADTLSAELHCWRVKWKHRGKVTLPSTVHETLQLAKVKFFPNVLAFLRVLSNLPVLGLEDVDGNVSRKRFQMYLQNTPDKHRSISKHTL